The sequence below is a genomic window from Sorangiineae bacterium MSr12523.
TGCCGCTCGAGACGGCAAGGCCGGAGACCGCGGCCGATGATTGGGATGCCCGCTTCGAGCGGCGCATCCGCGATGTCGCGTCGCGGGCCGTCGCCCATTTGAAACGCGGCGACGCCGTGGCCGTGCGCACCTCCACGGGCGACGTGGCCCGCGGCGACAGGTCCACCGGCGCCGATCCGGTTCTTCGCTTCCTCGCCCTCGTGCAACCTATTCCGGCGCGCGCGCTTCGTAAGCTCCTCTGATCATGCGCTTTGGACTCGTTCACCGGCTGATGACGGATGCGCTCGCGGCGTTGGGTGTCCTCGCGATCGTGAGCACCGCCGCACTCAGCCCTTGGACGAATGCGCTGCTCATGATCGGGCTCATTGGTGCGCTGCTCATCCCCGAGCGATGGCAGAGCCGGCCCGTGTTGCGGCACCTCGCCTCGGCCGGACCACTGGCCATCTTCGTCATTCAAGCGGCCCGCCTCGTGGCGGGGCGGCCCATGCTCGATGTCTCCGTCGAGTTCGCGGCGCTGCTTCAGATCGTGCGCCTCGCCACACGCCGCGGTGCCGCGCACGATCAGCAGATCATCGTGCTGGCGCTGCTGCACTTCGTCGCCGGTACGGTGCTCGGCGGAGGCCTGACCTACGGCCTCTGCTTTCTCGGATTTCTCGTGGTCGCGCCGGGCGCGCTCGTGTTGAGCCATCTGCGGCGCGAGGTGGAGGGCAACTACCGCCAAGGCGCACGCGATCGCACCGGGCTTCCCGTGGACGTGCCGCGCATTCTGCGCAGCCGCCGCGTCGTCGGGCGCGGATTTCTCGCGGCCACATGCCTCATCTCGGTGCCCATCTTTCTCTTCACCGCGACGCTCTTCATCCTGTTTCCCCGGGTCGGGCTCTCGCTGCTCTTGCTGAATCATCCGCGACCGGGACGCATGGTCGGCTTCTCCGATCGTGTCGATCTCGGCGACGTCGGCGCCCTGCGCACGGATCTGTCGTCGGCCGTGGCGCTTCGCTTCGACATTCCCGATCTTCCCGATCCGCGACCATCGCGCATGGTGCTGCGTTTGCGCGGCACTGCGTTCGACGCGTACGACGGACGCGCGTGGCTGCGCACGCAGACGGAGAGGCGGGCGGCCGAGCGGGCGTTTCCCGGCTCCGATCTGTATCCGCTGGTGCGCCAGCCCGACGGCGACAAAGACCGCAAGGCCACGTTCGACCTCGAGTCGCTCGATCCGCCGGTGGTCTTCCTTCCGCCGCACACCGTGGCGTTGCACGTCCATCTCCCCAGTCAGCCGCTGCTCAACGAAGCGCTGACCCTGCAGCGCGGGCCCGAAGGCGAGGTGCGCTACGCCGGTGAGAGTGCGCGCGGGCTGCGCTACGACGTGTACCTCGATCGCGAGCGCAATCCCGTGACGGAGATTCTCTCTCCGCACGATCGCGCACGGTATCTCGCGCTGCCGCCGTCGTTGCCGTCGCGCATCGGTGGTCTCGCGCACGCGTGGACGGATGGCCTTCCCAATGATTACGCGAAGGCCAAAGCCGTCGAGGAAAAGCTGCGCACGCAGTACAAGTACGACTTTGGCTCGCCCTCGGGTGGGACGAAGCAGCCCGTCGACCACTTTCTCTTCGAATCGAAACGGGGCCACTGCGAGTTCTTCTCCACGGCGATGGCCGTCATGCTTCGCGAGGTCGGCATTCCCACGCGCAACGTGACGGGTTTCGTCGGGGGAACGTACAACCGATTCGGGCGCTATTACGCCGTTCGGCAGGCCGACGCGCACTCGTGGACGGAGGTGTACCTCGACGATCCGGTGCACCCCGGATGGCACACGTTCGATCCCACGCCGCCAGCCGGTGCGCAGCCGCTCGAAGAGACCACCGGCGCGCTGGTGTACATGCGCGATTTGGTCGAGGCGCTGTCGCAGCGGTGGAACCGGTACGTCGTGGGTTACGATTTGCGCACGCAGGTGCACCTCTTCGAGGACGCGACCCGGCAGTACGATCGCTTCCGTGCGCAGACGGGCCTCAACCGCGGTGTCCTGGGTTACCTGACCCGCGCACCCGTCGTGGCCGCGCTTCTGCTCGTGGCCGCTTCCGTTGGATACATCATTTGGAAGCGGCGCCGCAGGGGAGGGAAGTCGGGCGAGAAACTCGCGCCCAAGACCCCGGCGGAAAAGCGACTCGAGAGTGCCGCCGCGCTCTACCGTTCCTTGGATGGGGCGCTGATGGCTCAAGGCATCGCGCGTCCGGCCGCGCTGCCGCCGCTCGCGCACGCCGAACACCTGCAGAAGAACAAGCACCCGCTGGCGGACGAAATTCTAGCGCTCACCCAACTCTACCTGGAGGCGCGCTTTGGCGGTGTCTGCCTCACGCCAGAGGCGACCCGCGACTTCGAGCGTCGTGTGCGAACGCTGCGTTCGACCCGGCCCGAGCCACCGGATCGGTCCGTATCGCAGCCTCCTGCCGCGGGCTCGGCTACACGAGCGTGATCGTGGCGCGGTGCCCGTCGCGCTGAACACGCGCGGTGCCGCTCAATGCGTCCGCCGGCATGCGCGCCTCGCGGCCGTCGAATTCCAGATCTGCTCGGCCGCGCTCGATCCACGCGACCACCACGGGTGCGCGTTCGTTGCTCTGCGCACCTTCGCGCAACTCGAACAAGTCGATCTGCACACCGCGTCGCAACTCCGCCGCGGTGACCGCGCGTTGCATCGAGGCCACGGGCTTTGCGCCCGGCCGATAGGGATCGCGGTCGCCGTCGTAGGTCTGCACGATGAGGCGGTACTCTTCGCCGGCGCGCAGATCGCGCAAATCGCTAGCGGCGGCGCGCACTTCCGCATGCACCGTCGCGGCAGCGGCCGCGCCACCGAAGGTCGTCGCGGCGAGAATCGCCATCCACGACACGTTGGTGCGTGCAAAGCGAGGCAGCTTCTCCTTCAAGGTTCGCTTCCGGGATGCCATGGGGACCACTGGGCATCTAGCCAATCTCGTGCCAATCGTTGAAAGCGCTGAAATCTGGTCCTTCACACCGGATTCTACGGATCAAAAGTCCGAAGGTTTTGCGGCCCACGTGCTCGGGCCCCGCAACCCCCGCGAAACCTGCGCACCGGAAGCTGCGCCGCCCATGTGTCCAGGAGTCGTCGCCACCACGCCCTTCGCGACACAGGGGACCATTTCGCCTCGGTCACCTTGGACACGTGGCCGCAGGTGGCCCACGGCGCGGACGCATTCGTCCTGACGCACGTGGATTACCTGTGGATAACTGCTCGAAGACCTGCCCGATGCCGCGTGCACCTGACACGTGTGCCAACTTTCAGTTCTGAACCTGCGATCGAAATGTCAGCCCTTCGCCCGCGCGATCGACGAGGATCGTGGTTCCCGCGGAGAATTCTCCCCCGAGCACCCGTTTCGCCATTTCGTCCTCGAGGTAGCGCACGATCGCGCGCTTCAAAGGACGGGCGCCGAATTGCGGATCCCAACCCACCTCGCCAAGGAAGTCCTTCGCAGCGTCCGTCACCTCGATGCGCAGATCCCGCCGCGCAAGACGTGCCTGGAAGCGTTGCAGTTGGATGTCGACGATGTGACGCAAATCCTCCCGACGCAGAGGCTCGAACACCACGATCTCGTCGAGACGGTTCACGAACTCGGGCCGGAAAGCTTTGCGCACTTCCTCCAGGGCCGCGCGCCGCACGAGCTCCCGTTTGTCGCCGGGCTCCAGGTTCGCGCGCGTCTCGATGGCTTGGATTTGCGGCGAAGCGATGTTGCTCGTGAGGATGATCACGGTGTTCTTGAAGTCCACCGTGCGACCTTGCCCGTCGGTAAGGCGCCCGTCGTCGAGCACCTGCAGAAGCACGTTCCACACGTCCGCGTGGGCCTTTTCCACCTCGTCGAAGAGGATGACGGAATAGGGACGGCGGCGCACCGGTTCGGTGAGCTGACCGCCTTCTTCGTACCCGACGTAGCCCGGCGGCGCGCCAATCAAACGCGAGACGGCGTGCTTTTCCATGTACTCGCTCATGTCGAGCCGGAGCATGGCGCGCTCTTCGTCGAAGAGGTACTCGGCGAGCGCCCGCGCAAGCTCCGTTTTGCCGACGCCGGTCGGGCCTAGAAACAAGAAGCTACCAATCGGCCGCCGATCGTCGGATAGCCCCGCGCGCGAACGCCGCACGGCATTGGCTACGGCTTCGACGGCCGCTTCTTGCCCGACGACGCGCTTTCGAAGCGCCTCCTCGATGTGCAGAAGCTTGTGCATCTCGCCCTGGAGCATCTTCGAGACCGGGATGCCGGTCCACTTGGAGACCACGGCGGCCACGTCATCGTCGGTGACCTCTTCGCGCAAATACGACGTCTTCTCCTGCACCTTGGCCAAGGTCCGGCGAAGCTCCTCGATCTTCTTCTCGAGCTGCGGCATGCGGCCGTATTTGATCTCCGCCGCCTTCCCAAGCTCACCCACACGCTCCGCGCGTTCTTGCTCGGCGCGCAGGTTCTCCAGCTCGGGTTGCGCCTGACGGATCTCCTCGATGACTTCCTTTTCGCGAAGCCATTGCGCGCGCATCGCGCTCGCCTTTTCCTCGAGCTCCGCCAGCTCGCGCGCGACCGCCTCCCGCCGCGACTTGGAGGCGGGATCGCGCTCCTTCTTCAACGCTTGCTCCTCGATCTGGAGCTGCATCACGCGGCGTTGAACGGCATCGATCTCGGCCGGCATGCTGTCGACCTCCATTTTGATCTTCGCCGCGGCCTCGTCGATCAAATCGATGGCCTTGTCGGGCAGGAAGCGCTCCGTAAGGTACCGATCCGACAAGGTGGCCGCGGACACCAAGGCGGCGTCTTGGATGCGGATGCCGTGGT
It includes:
- the clpB gene encoding ATP-dependent chaperone ClpB — encoded protein: MRPDRMTTKSQEAFRDGLELAARRGNPELYPEHVLLAMLEQEGGVAGPLLQKAGADLTQLTTGLTRRLDGFPKVSGGAEPGLARRLLEVVRRAEDEAKGLKDDFVSVEHYVLAMAKTDREVQALLEQSGKVNYDKLLAALASVRGAQRVVDRDPEGKFQALDKYTRDLTDAARRGKSDPVIGRDEEIRRVMQVLSRRTKNNPVLIGEPGVGKTAIVEGIAQRIVRGDVPESLKNKRLVSLDMGALVAGAKYRGEFEDRLKAVLKEVETAAGQIVLFIDEIHTIVGAGAAEGSMDAANLLKPALARGELRCIGATTLDEYRKRIEKDPALERRFQPVFVSQPSVEDTIAILRGLKERYEIHHGIRIQDAALVSAATLSDRYLTERFLPDKAIDLIDEAAAKIKMEVDSMPAEIDAVQRRVMQLQIEEQALKKERDPASKSRREAVARELAELEEKASAMRAQWLREKEVIEEIRQAQPELENLRAEQERAERVGELGKAAEIKYGRMPQLEKKIEELRRTLAKVQEKTSYLREEVTDDDVAAVVSKWTGIPVSKMLQGEMHKLLHIEEALRKRVVGQEAAVEAVANAVRRSRAGLSDDRRPIGSFLFLGPTGVGKTELARALAEYLFDEERAMLRLDMSEYMEKHAVSRLIGAPPGYVGYEEGGQLTEPVRRRPYSVILFDEVEKAHADVWNVLLQVLDDGRLTDGQGRTVDFKNTVIILTSNIASPQIQAIETRANLEPGDKRELVRRAALEEVRKAFRPEFVNRLDEIVVFEPLRREDLRHIVDIQLQRFQARLARRDLRIEVTDAAKDFLGEVGWDPQFGARPLKRAIVRYLEDEMAKRVLGGEFSAGTTILVDRAGEGLTFRSQVQN
- a CDS encoding DUF3488 and transglutaminase-like domain-containing protein, encoding MRFGLVHRLMTDALAALGVLAIVSTAALSPWTNALLMIGLIGALLIPERWQSRPVLRHLASAGPLAIFVIQAARLVAGRPMLDVSVEFAALLQIVRLATRRGAAHDQQIIVLALLHFVAGTVLGGGLTYGLCFLGFLVVAPGALVLSHLRREVEGNYRQGARDRTGLPVDVPRILRSRRVVGRGFLAATCLISVPIFLFTATLFILFPRVGLSLLLLNHPRPGRMVGFSDRVDLGDVGALRTDLSSAVALRFDIPDLPDPRPSRMVLRLRGTAFDAYDGRAWLRTQTERRAAERAFPGSDLYPLVRQPDGDKDRKATFDLESLDPPVVFLPPHTVALHVHLPSQPLLNEALTLQRGPEGEVRYAGESARGLRYDVYLDRERNPVTEILSPHDRARYLALPPSLPSRIGGLAHAWTDGLPNDYAKAKAVEEKLRTQYKYDFGSPSGGTKQPVDHFLFESKRGHCEFFSTAMAVMLREVGIPTRNVTGFVGGTYNRFGRYYAVRQADAHSWTEVYLDDPVHPGWHTFDPTPPAGAQPLEETTGALVYMRDLVEALSQRWNRYVVGYDLRTQVHLFEDATRQYDRFRAQTGLNRGVLGYLTRAPVVAALLLVAASVGYIIWKRRRRGGKSGEKLAPKTPAEKRLESAAALYRSLDGALMAQGIARPAALPPLAHAEHLQKNKHPLADEILALTQLYLEARFGGVCLTPEATRDFERRVRTLRSTRPEPPDRSVSQPPAAGSATRA